In the Olleya sp. Hel_I_94 genome, one interval contains:
- a CDS encoding DUF3347 domain-containing protein has protein sequence MKKLKSTLGIVAIAFITLTAVSCKDAKKEQNNSDGNHSEMNHNNSDGHHDEESKKMAMNGNGASQVILNDYFNLKDALVSDDNAKAKELGATLAKSFGNLNVSNYTDAQKADLKDIIEDAVEHAEHISESDIDHQREHFKILSKDVTDMVAITGTENTLYQQFCPMYDGGSNWLSMSEEVRNPYYGSKMLKCGKVQKEIN, from the coding sequence ATGAAAAAACTAAAATCAACACTAGGTATAGTTGCGATAGCATTTATAACCTTAACAGCGGTGTCTTGCAAAGACGCAAAAAAGGAACAAAATAACTCAGATGGTAATCATTCAGAAATGAACCATAATAACAGCGATGGACATCACGATGAAGAAAGCAAGAAAATGGCAATGAATGGAAATGGTGCATCTCAAGTCATTTTAAATGACTATTTCAACCTCAAAGATGCTTTAGTATCTGATGATAATGCTAAGGCAAAAGAACTTGGTGCTACTCTTGCAAAAAGCTTCGGTAATCTTAATGTTTCAAATTATACAGACGCTCAAAAAGCTGATCTAAAAGACATTATTGAAGATGCGGTGGAGCACGCAGAGCATATTTCTGAAAGTGATATAGACCACCAGAGAGAGCATTTTAAAATCTTGAGTAAGGATGTAACCGATATGGTTGCAATCACAGGAACAGAAAACACGCTATACCAACAATTTTGTCCAATGTACGATGGCGGGAGTAATTGGTTAAGTATGAGTGAAGAAGTAAGAAACCCTTACTACGGAAGTAAAATGCTGAAATGTGGTAAGGTGCAAAAAGAAATTAACTAA